The genomic interval ACGGCTTTAATTCCATCTTCCTTCTACCCGTTAATCTGTATGGTCCAAGAGATAACTTTGATCTGGAAACCTCGCATGTCATTCCTGCGCTTATTCGCAAATGCTTAGAGGCGAAAGAACAGAATGCTGATTACATTGAGGTTTGGGGCACAGGAATTGCAACAAGAGAGTTTTTATATGTGGAGGACGCTGCAACAGCTATTCTGCAAGCCGCAGAGCAGTTTAATGGCGAAGAGCCTGTCAATATTGGCACAGGCCGCGAAATCTCGATTAAAGAGCTCGTTCATTTAATTGCAGAGAAAACAGGCTATACCGGAAATATACGATGGGATGCAAGCAGACCCGACGGGCAGCTGCGAAGATGCCTTGACACATCCAAAGCAGAGCAGCTATTCTCCTTCAAGGCACAGACAGATCTGCCGGAAGGGTTAGAGAAAACCGTCAAATGGTATATCGATCAGCAATAAATACGGTCATAAAAACAAAAGCCACAGCGACTATCCCTAGTCGCTGTGGCTTTTGTTTTTATGATGCCCGCTTCTTTCCTTTTATTGCGCTCCCTTTTTTCCGTGGCTGGACACTCCCCTTACGCTTGCTCCGGCTGACAGCTCTCCTGCTCGATGCGCCTTTACTACTTTTTTTTCTTCGCATGGCGGTTGTTTTTTTTCCTAACCTTTTACGTCCGTTTCTTCTTAACGGCTTCGTTCTCCCTATGCTTGAAGCTGGTTTGGCAACTGGCAGATTAGCCTGATAATAGCTTGAAACCTCAGCAAAATACGAATTCAACACATTTTCAAGGCTCTGCTGGGAATAATGGTTCGTTTCGATATTTTTTGCCCGAAGCTTATCGAACCAGCTTGTCACCCCTTGAACAAAACCGTCTGTTGCCTGCAAACGTCTCTCGCATACGTCCATATGAAGATTAAGCTCATCCTCCGTAGGCAGGAGCCCCATCTGAATCAGCTGATTGAATACAATTTTTTTCCCGATCATTTGTTGTTCCGCATTATGCTTCGCGCCTATTTGCTCACTATGAATGCGGTAATGAAGCAGTACATCAGGTATATTCGTGATACGGGTTAATTGCGCCATTCTCGACCACAGCTCATAATCCTCCGTATGAGGGCTTTGATAGTCATAGTAAAGCGAATAGCTCTTAACAACGGAGCTCCGCATCATGACCGTTGGATGATTTAGAGAGCAATAAAACAAAAGCCCTGCCTTAATGTCCTCATGGTCGGTTGGATGCTTAACCCAAATATCGGTATGCATATATTTCATCGCTGTGCCGCAAAGGCCTATATCCGGGTATTGATTCATAAGCTCAACCTGCCTAGCCAAACGATCAGGAAAAGCAAAATCATCACAATCCATTCTAGCAATATATTCGCCTTGAGCAAGAACAAGCCCCTTGTTTAGCGTGAAAATAAGTCCGTAGTTTGATCCATTGCTAAAGAAACGGATTCTTGTATCCGAGTAAGAGGCAATGATTGCGGCGCTCTGATCATTGGAGCCGTCATCAATAATTAAAAACTCAAAATCTTGAAATGTCTGATTTAAAATGCTTTCGATTGCTTCGCGCAAAAACAATTCACCGTTATAAACCGGCATCAAAACCGTTACCTTTGGCACCTTCCCGCCTCCTTCTACACACTCACTACTATACAATGAATGATAGATGCAGATGGTTTGGACAAAAGCCTTAGGGCATCTTCATCGTTCTTTCAACAATGTCGCTGTTTCAGTATAATCTCGGATGATTCGCTCGTATTTGCTGAACAATCATCGCATGCTTCTGTCCCGCATCATAGGACAACGAATGGCCATGACGCCGATATAATAACAAGGCTTCATGAATGGCAGTCCCACGCCAGCCCCTCTCGCATAACGAAATCCAGAAATCCCAATCCTCATAGCCGTGTATCATCGCTTCATTGTAACCGCCTACTGATAACCAAGCACTTTTGCGAACAAGCGACGTGACACAAACAATATTTTCAGAAAGCAAGCGGTTAAAATCAAATTCAGGCGGAATCCAAACCCACGATTGATCGCCGAAATACTCCAACCCGACAGTTGCGAACCCAACCTCCGGTCTCGCTTCTAATATGCGGTAAGCCTTCTCTATTAAAGTAGGCTGTATTTTGTCGTCCGCATCAAGGGGCAATATATATTTCCCTCTTGCTTCGCGTATGCCAACATTTCGTCCATACGGCAGACCGATATTCGTCTGAACATGAATGACTCTCGTTTTTGGCCGCTGAAGGCGTTGAAGCACATCGATTGTGTACGGGTCGGTAGAGCCGTTATTTACGACAATAATTTCAATTTCTTGAAAGATCGAGTTTAAGCAAGAATCTACGGCTTCCTCCACATATTGGCCGTAATTGTAACAGGGAATGACGATGCTTACGATTGGCGTGAGCTCAAGATCTTGACCAAGTCGCCTGCGTAGCATTCTCCTAACCTCCCATTCGTCTCGCAGCCAGCTGAGCCATAGCTTATCCAAGCGGTTCTCGTGAAACAACTCTGGATGGTTACTCACAATTTGTTTACTGAGCAGATCATGCTTGGAACCATCCGAATCGGCGCTTAATACACGATAAGCCAGCGGGGCGTCATTTACGGCTATACTGATCCAGCCCTTTTTCGAAAGCGAAATCCAAAAGTCCCAATCCTCATAACCATCCGTCATCCCCTCGTTATAGCCGCCAGCTTCAAGCCAAGCCTGCTTCCGAAAGAGAGCGCTTATGCATATAATATTTTCAGCTAACAAGCGGCCAAAATGAAAGACCGGCGGCTCCCAGCTATAATGAACAGCCCCGAAAGTATGATAGCCTGGCGAAGCAATGCCTGCCATTGGATTTTGCTCAAGCAGGCGAATCGCCTTGTCAAGAAAGCTGTTATGGAGCAAATCATTTGCATTCAGCGATACGATGAAGTCGCCCTGCGCTGCCTTAATCCCCGCATTCCTCGCAGCCGGGAGTCCACTGTTCCTCTCATAAATGACTCTCGTCTTTGGTTTATTTAAACTAGTTAATAGATCGATCGTCGCTGGCTCTGTTGATCCATAATCCATGACGATTACTTCAATCTCCGAATAGGAAGAAGCTAAGCAGGAATCGATGGTTTGTTCAATAAATCTACCCTCATCAAAGCACGGGATTACTATGCTGACCTTCACATTCATCGGGCAAGCTCCTTTCATTCTGGTGTAACTTTCCTGTCTGGCAGCATAAAGTAATGATACATATCCTTTGTCACCGGCAAGCTATATTTCACCGTCAACAGCGAAAGAATCGACTGGTCGTAACGATGATCGATAAATTCCGGGAAGTTCGGCAGGCCGCTGCTATTTTCAGCATTTGAAATCACTTTATAATCTTGGCAATAAAACAGCCATTCTTCTAATAGGCTTCTGCTTTTCTCATTATTGTAAAACATAAAAAATCCAGCCCAGACCTGCTCTGTTTCCCAATAACTCGAGCTGTCGCACTGCATAAGCACGAAGCTGTCTCTTTTGGTCCAGCTTTTATTTAAATAGTAGGCTGTTTTAAAAAAAGCAAATCCGCCGTTATCGGCGCAGTGGGCAAATAGCGGATACAGTGGACTGGTGAACCGCGTGTCCGCATCCGAATACAGCACCAGCGCTCCTTCTTCCACTTTCGATAAAGAGTCCAGTAAAATATACGGCTTCCAGCACCATAGGCCAAAACCTTTCTCATGCTGCAAAATTGCTGCATTGTTACGAGCAAAAGCCGTTCCTTCGAGATCGCTTGGATGATATGAAATGACACGATCAACGCCATATTGCAGCGCAGTCGCGTTTAGTCTATCTTGATAAGATTGAAATTCTGGCGATGCAAAACTTACTAAATAAATCATTCATGACCACTTCCTTCTAACCTATGATCCATCAATGCGAGTTCGATGAATCCATGCATAATCTTTGTTTGTACTCGGCGTCCATCTTGCATAAAAAATATTCGTATTTCGCTCCATCACCTCCTGGAACATCCTGCTCATCCCTGTATCGTAATGGGCCATTGTCAAAGAACGGTTCTCTACATTGGACATCATGCAATATACCTTATAGCCGTAATGCTTAGCCCGAAAGCAAATATCCATGTCGTCTTGATACAAAGGCGCGTAGCCTTCATCCAAGTATCCATACTGCTCCAAAAATGATTTTCGAATGACGAGCGGTCCCCGCATGCAAGCATCCACTTCAAAAACTCGGTTTTTCAAATTCGGATCTGCTTTCTCATCCTGCCTCCAATACACCTCGTTTGCAGAACACGAGATTTGCCCTGGTCCGCTGAGCGTCGTTCCTCTCGGGTAAAAGTTAACGCCTGATAAGCAGCCGACAATGGCACAACTCGTATTTTTGTCCATAAACTGTACAACCTCATAAAAGATATTTTTATCGTTAACATAATTGTCATCCTGCAGAATGACGCAATAAGCACCGGATGATTTTTTTAAGCCGATGTTGTTCGTTTTAATCTCAAAAATATTGGGCGTCGTTTCATAAGCAATACTGTAATCCACTTGAACGGTCTGAAAAAATTGCTTCACCACGTATTCGCTTTGATCGTAGCAGCCATCAAAAATAATTCGGAGTTCAGCATTTTTATATTCGCTCACAGCACGGTGCAGCTCCGCTATTAGGGGAACAATCGTAGCTTCTTTATTAAAAACTGGCAGCGTAATGCTTATTTTCGGATATAGATTCCCGTTCAGGCAATCCTTAATCGTCTTGTCCAGTAACTGCTTATAAGGAAGGTGATATTCCTTTACATATTCAATCGTCTTCTTTTTCCAGTCCACAATCTCTTGATCACTCAGCTGAAGCGTGCGCTGCAGCAGCTGTTTTTGCTGCAAATGATCCAATGGGTCGAATACTCCGATGGGTGAAAAATCGATGCCGGACTGCGCGGTTACAAGCGGTATAGCGCCGTGGATTAGTCCCTGTAAAATCGAAGAATCATATTGGCCTAACGAGGGGTAAACGATAAAATCAGTGTTCGAGAGCAGTTCTGCGCTCTGAGCTTCATTAAGCTCATCACCGTGAACAGACAGCTTATCGCCGAGCACAGCTTTTAATTGCAGCAGCCTATTGTTGAAAAACCTATTTGCAGGCTGCCCCACAACATGCAGCTCTAAATTTTGACTCGCGATGTCTGAACTCGAAAAGAGTAGAAAGACAGCTTCAAAACCATTGCTTAATCCGAGTTTTGGAGCGATATACGTGTACACTCTTCTTTGCCCCGTTTTTACATTTTCCGAAGATGGCAACGTATTGGGTTGATCTAAAGCAGCAATCCCGCCTAACAACATTTTTATTTTCCATTTTGGCAGTCCGCGTTTGATGTAAGAATTGTAGGTTTCAATATTTCCAATTCCGATAATGAAATCAGCTTGATTGATAGACTGTTCCAGCTCGTCAACATTTGGTGCAGCAGTCTCATGGAAAACATCATCTGGCAGGTTATGGCCAGCCTTTAATCTAGACGTGCTGTGGTTGATTTCTTGGGGGTGCAGCCCTGTCGTTATCAATATACTTTTCTTTATATGGCATAGCCCTTTTATACGCGAGAGATGATAGGAGCCGCCGACATACAGATCGTAGCTTTGACCTTGCAGTATCCGCACATCAAAATATGAGGCATTGAACAGCGTTACTGCGCCTATTGGAGCGAGTAAATCATGGAGCGCAGCGGTGAGTTGACCGGCTGCCTTACTGCCCGCAGCTGCCTCATCCGCCTCATAACAAAGCAAGATTCTCATCTTAATTTACCCTCCTCATTTTTAACAGCAATCTATTCTCATTCCTATTGCTGCTGCTCTATTAATCTTTTAATTCCCTCCTCTAGTGTTATTTTTGGCTTCCACTTCGGCACGGCTACCCCCTTGTTCCATGGAATCATAATTTCTCGCGGATGGTAGGGTCGTCCTCCCCAATTCACCTGTAATGGTACATCCATTATTTTTTCGATAATGCCCGCTAACTCCTTTAGTGGAATGAGCTGCTGTGAAGATACGGAATAAACCTCGTTCTTAACTGCCTCTTCATTTAGCAGCTGCTGGGCTGCGAGCATATAAGCTTCAACAACATCATCAATGTGTACAATATCAATCAGCTGCTCTCCAGGTGACATCGCGAGCGGTTTTTGTTCCTTCCCTGCCTTCAGCAGCAACGAAATGATTTTGGATCTCGTATCGTTTGGACCGTAATTATCGAACAGCTCCAGTGTAATTACACGTAACGGCGACGACTCACAATAATAAGCTAAAATATCCGTAAACGCTTGTTTCGAGGCATCATACAGCGATTTTGGGCTATAAAGCTTATTGTCAAAATGCTGTGAGAAGGTTCCCGTATTAATGAATGCATAAACATGCTGCGACAACATCGCCTCCACTAGCTGCGTACCGAAAATAATATTGCTTGTCAGCATCTCTTCTACCTGTCTTGGCGCATACGTAACTGTGGCGAAGGATGCTAAATGAATAACAAGATCGGGCTTTGCAGACTCGACAATTGCGAACATACTGTCAATCGTCCCATCATGCCGATGTATGATGATAGCACCCTGGACATCCTCCAATTGCTTAAGGCTCGACTCATTTCTAGCGATAATGTGCACCTTCCACCCTTCCGCCAAAAGCTTCCGAACGAGGTGTGAGCCAATAAAACCCGTGGCTCCGGTGACTAAAGCTGTTAAGGCTGTACGGGAATTTTTTTCTATCATCGATGTCCCCCCTCAGCTTGTTTTCCCGGCATATTCATGCCATTGCTTCAAACAAACCTGCCGAATATCTTCGTTGCCTTGATAGGCAAGCGTCCACTCAACCACCTTATCCAGCGCCTGATCAAGGGTCCATCTTGGTTTCCAGCCTAAGCGTCGCTGCGCCTTCGAGCAGTCCAGCTTCAGCTCATGGGCTTCATGCGGGTGCTTGCCTATATCCGTATGCACCACTACGCCGCCCCATTTCGCACCAAGTATTTCAACAATCTGGCCTACCGGCCTTGCATCCTCATCGCGAGGACCGAAATTCCAGCCTTCCGCATACTCTGATCCGTTCGCATAAAGTTTCTCTGCAAGCAGCAAATATCCGCTTAAAGGCTCAAGTACATGCTGCCAAGGTCTTATCGCATGCGGGTTTCTAATGCTCACCGCACTGCCGTCCATGAAGGCACGAACCATATCTGGAACTAATCGATTCTGAGCAAAGTCTCCGCCCCCGATGACATTGCCCGCTCTTGCCGTTGCAATGCCGACACCGTGAACCTTCTCATCCTTGCTATGAAAGAAGGAATTGCGATAAGAGGCTGTAACAAGCTCCGAGCAAGCTTTGCTGTTTGAATATGGATCATAACCGCCCAGCCTATCGCTCTCCCTGTAGCCCCATGCCCATTCTTGATTTTCATACACTTTATCTGTCGTTACATTAACAACCGCCTTAATGCCCGCTCCACTCTCCACAGCAAGCTTTACCGCATCAAGCAGATTAACCGTACCCATGACGTTGACTTCAAAAGTATAAGCAGGCGTTTCGTAGGAGGGCTTAACCAGAGCTTGAGCTGCCATATGAATAACGATATCAGGCTCAGCAGCTAACAAAACCTTGCTCAGCCTTGCTGAATCTCTAATATCACCGGTAACGGACTGAATCATCGCATCGATATTGCAAAGCTCATATAAATTAGGCTGCTGCTGCGGTGCTAGCGCATAACCAGTCACCTTGGCGCCCATCGCTGCCAGCCACAAGCAAAGCCAGCTGCCTTTAAAGCCGGTGTGTCCAGTAATGAACACTTTTTTATTGCGCCAAAAGCTTGGATTCATCATGGACACTCCTTTATTTTTTCCAAAGCGCTTTTTCTGATTTCCATAAACCTTCTAAATAGTTTTTATCTCTAAGCGTATCCAGCGGCTGAAAGAACCCCTCATGCTTATAAGCCATAAGCTGTCCATCATTAGCTATCTTCTGCATGCAGTCCATCTCCAGATTTGTATGATCGCCTTCAATATAATCAAGCAGCTGCGGTTCCATTACGAAAAAACCTGAATTAATCCAGCTCCCGTCGCCTTTTGGTTTCTCCATAAAATCAATAACCTTGTTGCTGTCCTTTATATCGAGAGCGCCAAATCTGCCGCTTGGCTGCGTAGCCGTTACTGTAGCCAGCTTGTTATGAGAGCAGTGAAAAGCTGACAGCTTGCCAATATCGATGTCCGAAACCCCGTCGCCGTACGTCAGCATAAATGTTTTGTTTCCTAAATACGGCTGAACTCGCTTTAGCCTGCCGCCCGTCATCGTTTCTTTGCCTGTGTCGACCAACGTGATTTTCCAAGGTTCAATGGAAGATTCATGAATTGTCATTTCGTTTCGATTCGATAAATCAAAGGTCACATCCGAGTGATGCAAAAAATAATGATAGAAATATTCTTTGATGAAATAACCTTTGTAGCCCAAACAAATCACAAAATCAGTAAAGCCGTAATGCGCATAGGTTTGCATGATATGCCATAAGATTGGCTTATCCCCAATGTCGATCATCGGTTTTGGTTTCATGAGCGACTCCTCGCTTATTCTAGTGCCGAACCCACCTGCTAGAATGACCACTTTCGTATTTTTATCTATCGTCCGCATAGAAACATCCTCTCTTTCTCTCAAATATACTTTGCCATCTTCCTATGTTTATTCATTCAATAGTTTGTTGTTCTGATGAATACCCAGTCTGTGAAAATTTAATAGATGCGATCAAGCAATGGAATACAGGCGCTTCACGCCTATCGATTGCCCGTACCATGCCAAATTATCGACATAGAATACATTGAACGAGGTTTCTTGAAAATAAGGAGGGATAACGCTTGTCTCAAACCGTTGTCAAACGAAAACCAGCTTCGAATAAGCGGATGAAACGACAAAGTAAAAAAATAAATCGCACGTCCGCAAATACGCGTCGCAGAGCTTCTCGCAAGGGGAAGATGCTGCTGCGGTCAAATCGAATAAACAAACGAGCAAGAGGATGGAAACGCGGCATCCTCGCCCGTAAAGTACCAGCTGCTCCAATAGCTCCTGCTGCTCCTGCTTCTACTCTTGTTGAACAGCCAAGCGACGGAGGGGCAGCGCCTATTTTAATACCGCTGACGGGTATTATTTTCAGCAAGGATCGAGCCCTCCAGCTGGATGCAGCCCTGCGATCGCTTTACTTGCATGCCCTCGATATTTCCAATTTTCACATGAAGGTCCTTTACAAGACATCGAGCGATTTTTATGAATCACAATATGAACGACTCAAAAACGAATACCCGTTGGTACAATTTATTAAAGAGGAGCAATTCAAAGAGCAGGTTATCGCTTCGATGGAACCCTATACCTATGTTCTATTCATCGTGGATGATTGCTTGTTCGTTCGCGATTTCACGCTGCAGTCCGTCATGAACACATTAGCTGCGCACAACGATTTGATTGGCTTTTCCTTAAGACTGGGACCAAACATTCGTTACTGCTACACGATGAGTGCTGAACAGTCTATTCCATGGCATCACATTATCGAGTATGGCTATCGCAAGTTTGACTGGACATCGGCGCAGTATGAATTCGGCTATCCGATTGAAGTTTCCAGCTCGGTATACCGCACAACTCATCTTCTTCCTCATCTGAGAAACTTGGATTTCTCCAACCCCAATACGCTTGAAGGATGTATGGCAGGACGTGCGCAGGAGCTGTCTGAGGGGCGCCAGTTTCTAGCATGCAGCGAAGTATCCTTAGCGTTTTGCAACCCGCTCAACGTCGTTCAGAATGTCTATGCCAACCGCGCAGGAAGCAATAAGGAATACTCGCCGCAAGAGCTTGCTTTGCTATTTGAGAACGGTGATCGTATAAACGTAAACAAATATGCAAACTATATCCCAGCCGCATGCCACGAGCAGGTAGACATCTTTTAATAGCTGTTCCTATCATTCATCCACAAAAAAAACGTAAGCAGCTCGGAAAAATCCGAACCGCTTACGTTTTTTTATGCCGCTAGCTTCTCAAAAAGCTATGGCCGCCGAAGTTGTTTTTATCGCGAATTAATATTTTCATTGGAAACGGAAGCTGCTGGCCCTCCACGTAACCATAGGATGGATTCATCACTTTAGGAGACTTGTCGATTAAATATTTATTTAAATGCGATTCGTCATGCCAAATGGCATTGATCCCATTATTCATATCCGTTCTAATATTGTCATCCAGAACACGAATGAGATTCGTATAGTGCTCCGTTCGGCCGCCGTTCAACCCACCCATAAAGTAGTAGCTTCCTGCGCCCTCCGGAATATAGGCTAAGCTTTGTTGATTTTTCTCAAAATCAAGCTCGTGGCGCGCTTTATTGTAGAAGCCTGGATGCTGGACCGCAACGATGCCCTCGTGAATAGGCAATATTTCTTCCCTTACAACATCAACGAATTGCATATTGGCATTAAAGAAAAATACAAAATCACATTCCTGCTGCAGCTGATGCACCACGTTTCTAAACATCGCATATCGCAGCAGCGTATTGCCCGGCCATCCAAGATTATCCTGAGGAATCTTCAAAATGTTCGATCTCTCTTCATCAACGATGTGGTCGGCATCTGTGAATACATAATAGTTTTTCTGGTAGCCCGGCAAGAAATAAGCTTCGGCGCTCCGATAAAAGTTTTCCCAGAAAATACTGTATTTCCCTGTGCATATATAAAGAATCCCGATTCGAGATCCGGCTACACTCGCAATTTCTGCTTCACTCGGCATTTGTGTAGTCAGATAAGGGGATGCATTTGCGCTTTCTGGCTGTGCTTGCGAGAGGACAGCACCTTGATTGGTCATATAAGACTCTTGATGCGCATCCTCAAAACCTTTAGAATGCCCTTCTCTATACCCTTGCTCATAACCTGTGTGAAACGGTCCGCTTCTTTTTCTCCCTCTTGCACCGCTTCTCAACCCTTTTTTTAATGTTTTACCTCGCCGTTTCCCTTTTTTTACACCATATTTGTTTTTGCGGCTGCTTAATTTCCCGCCGGCTTTCAACGTTTTTTTTACGCTCGTTTTTTTAATAGCTGTACTTTTTTTTCGTTTCGTCAGCATGCTGCCGTCCTCCTAAACTTGAAATTATATATTATTAGCCTTAATGATCGGAGGAGCTACAATAGGGAAGCCTTCCGAATACTGGTTTTTGTCGGCCTGCGTTAAAGGACGAACATAACGCTGCTCCAGTCCCCATGCCTTATAGGCATATTTTGTCGTCATCCGGTGCAGCTTGCCCTGTATAATCTGGTACATTTCGCCGTCTTGCGTTTTTACTAAACTGCCTTCAGCGAAATTGGTTGTGAGCGCCGATAATGCAGCTATTCTCTGCTGCAGCACTGCAATCGAAATGTCTCCTCCTATCGGCCAGTTCCATAAATCAAGCTGCGGCAATCTTACTGCATCCACATGCATTAAGTCTGAAGACCGCACGATATATCGATATCCATTTTCTACCCAATAGACATTCGAATCGGTTCCTTTAACAACGATATGGCTAGGGTAAAAGTTTGTTCCTGTTCTCTTTTCATTAGGCGATGCCGAATTCATTACCGCCTCCAGCCTGCTGATCTGATCCCAGTCGCCCCATTTTTCACGAAAAAAAGCGTTATTAAGCAAGGAAGCATCCAGAAACGAACGCATCGTCACACTGCCATAATGATGGATGAATGTATCCTCCGCAATTACTAGATCGAGACCAAGCAATTGTATCCGAAGATAAAAGTCTACATCCTCGCAGGTCCCAATGACATATCCCTCATCCATATACCCGACTCTTTGAAGCACCTCTCTGGATAAAAGCAAGCAAAAGCCCATTATGGCATTCGTTTTTCTCCATCGTACCGGGTTAATATGATTGTAATTTTGGGCAAACTGCTGCATTTCTTTCATGTTTTTGTAGCTGACATCAATCTTTTGATCATTCGACAAATAATTGGTTACCGGACCAACAAGACCAATCGATGGGTTGCTGTTCAAGCACGACAATAAATTCGACAGCCAGTTTTTCGTCACGATCGTATCATTGTTAAGAATGAGAATCGACGTACCTTTTGCCATCATCAGGCCTTGATTGACACCACCGGAAAAACCTAAGTTCTCTTGAAAAATTTTATAGCGCAATCGCCCTGCCCGCGACTTTAAATAGGCAGCCGTTCCGTCCGTTGAGCCATTATCAATAATGATGATTTCATAAGATTGCGGCGTATATTTATGAATGCTCTCTATACAATTTCGTAAATAGTTCAACTGGTTATAGGTTGGAATAATAATGCTTGTGCCTTCAAAAGGCTGCTGATAGCTTGCTGCTCCACTCGCCTTGCCATCCCGATAACCAGCTGCATAGCTCGCTTGAAAGTTGGTTCGCTTTATTTTACGGACTGCTTTTATACGCCTGCGCGGATATCGCTTGCGCATCTCGATTCACCTCCCACGATCTTGTTTAGCTATCATGATGGAAAGACGATTTGAAGCAGCTGGCTGAGCCGCTTCTCGTAGGTATGCTGCTCCAGCGTTTTTATAAATCCTCTTAATGCGATTTGGTTCCTCTTTTGCTCGTCCTGCAGGTAATATGCAATTTTATCAGCCAGCTCATTTGGTGAAGAGTACGTTTCAAGCTCAGTTCCCGGTACATAAAAATCGCTTAAATCCTGACGAACATCTGTAAGCTGAAATGCTCCGGCAGCCGCAATTTCATACGTACGAGGGTTGATCGACAAGCCGGGAAGGTTGCGGCTATTTTTGTTATGCACCTTGTCGTCATGGGAACGATGAATATTGATGACAATCTTGGCGCCATTGTAATAGCTCGCTGCCTCTTCTGAGCTGATCCATGAAATGCGGATGCCTTTGCTTAGGCTTTTG from Paenibacillus sp. FSL K6-3182 carries:
- a CDS encoding GDP-L-fucose synthase, translated to MSQLKGKKIMVTGGSGFLGSHVVELLAKYDAADVIVPRSRQYDLTSQAACLSVIQDYKPDIVIHLAAKVGGIGANRANPGSFFYDNLSMGIHLAEASRLHGVEKFVACGTICSYPKFANVPFKEEELWDGYPEETNAPYGLAKKMLLVQSQAYRKQYGFNSIFLLPVNLYGPRDNFDLETSHVIPALIRKCLEAKEQNADYIEVWGTGIATREFLYVEDAATAILQAAEQFNGEEPVNIGTGREISIKELVHLIAEKTGYTGNIRWDASRPDGQLRRCLDTSKAEQLFSFKAQTDLPEGLEKTVKWYIDQQ
- a CDS encoding glycosyltransferase; the protein is MPKVTVLMPVYNGELFLREAIESILNQTFQDFEFLIIDDGSNDQSAAIIASYSDTRIRFFSNGSNYGLIFTLNKGLVLAQGEYIARMDCDDFAFPDRLARQVELMNQYPDIGLCGTAMKYMHTDIWVKHPTDHEDIKAGLLFYCSLNHPTVMMRSSVVKSYSLYYDYQSPHTEDYELWSRMAQLTRITNIPDVLLHYRIHSEQIGAKHNAEQQMIGKKIVFNQLIQMGLLPTEDELNLHMDVCERRLQATDGFVQGVTSWFDKLRAKNIETNHYSQQSLENVLNSYFAEVSSYYQANLPVAKPASSIGRTKPLRRNGRKRLGKKTTAMRRKKSSKGASSRRAVSRSKRKGSVQPRKKGSAIKGKKRAS
- a CDS encoding glycosyltransferase, which produces MNVKVSIVIPCFDEGRFIEQTIDSCLASSYSEIEVIVMDYGSTEPATIDLLTSLNKPKTRVIYERNSGLPAARNAGIKAAQGDFIVSLNANDLLHNSFLDKAIRLLEQNPMAGIASPGYHTFGAVHYSWEPPVFHFGRLLAENIICISALFRKQAWLEAGGYNEGMTDGYEDWDFWISLSKKGWISIAVNDAPLAYRVLSADSDGSKHDLLSKQIVSNHPELFHENRLDKLWLSWLRDEWEVRRMLRRRLGQDLELTPIVSIVIPCYNYGQYVEEAVDSCLNSIFQEIEIIVVNNGSTDPYTIDVLQRLQRPKTRVIHVQTNIGLPYGRNVGIREARGKYILPLDADDKIQPTLIEKAYRILEARPEVGFATVGLEYFGDQSWVWIPPEFDFNRLLSENIVCVTSLVRKSAWLSVGGYNEAMIHGYEDWDFWISLCERGWRGTAIHEALLLYRRHGHSLSYDAGQKHAMIVQQIRANHPRLY
- a CDS encoding glycosyltransferase family 2 protein, which translates into the protein MRILLCYEADEAAAGSKAAGQLTAALHDLLAPIGAVTLFNASYFDVRILQGQSYDLYVGGSYHLSRIKGLCHIKKSILITTGLHPQEINHSTSRLKAGHNLPDDVFHETAAPNVDELEQSINQADFIIGIGNIETYNSYIKRGLPKWKIKMLLGGIAALDQPNTLPSSENVKTGQRRVYTYIAPKLGLSNGFEAVFLLFSSSDIASQNLELHVVGQPANRFFNNRLLQLKAVLGDKLSVHGDELNEAQSAELLSNTDFIVYPSLGQYDSSILQGLIHGAIPLVTAQSGIDFSPIGVFDPLDHLQQKQLLQRTLQLSDQEIVDWKKKTIEYVKEYHLPYKQLLDKTIKDCLNGNLYPKISITLPVFNKEATIVPLIAELHRAVSEYKNAELRIIFDGCYDQSEYVVKQFFQTVQVDYSIAYETTPNIFEIKTNNIGLKKSSGAYCVILQDDNYVNDKNIFYEVVQFMDKNTSCAIVGCLSGVNFYPRGTTLSGPGQISCSANEVYWRQDEKADPNLKNRVFEVDACMRGPLVIRKSFLEQYGYLDEGYAPLYQDDMDICFRAKHYGYKVYCMMSNVENRSLTMAHYDTGMSRMFQEVMERNTNIFYARWTPSTNKDYAWIHRTRIDGS
- a CDS encoding NAD-dependent epimerase/dehydratase family protein, which gives rise to MIEKNSRTALTALVTGATGFIGSHLVRKLLAEGWKVHIIARNESSLKQLEDVQGAIIIHRHDGTIDSMFAIVESAKPDLVIHLASFATVTYAPRQVEEMLTSNIIFGTQLVEAMLSQHVYAFINTGTFSQHFDNKLYSPKSLYDASKQAFTDILAYYCESSPLRVITLELFDNYGPNDTRSKIISLLLKAGKEQKPLAMSPGEQLIDIVHIDDVVEAYMLAAQQLLNEEAVKNEVYSVSSQQLIPLKELAGIIEKIMDVPLQVNWGGRPYHPREIMIPWNKGVAVPKWKPKITLEEGIKRLIEQQQ
- the rfbG gene encoding CDP-glucose 4,6-dehydratase — its product is MMNPSFWRNKKVFITGHTGFKGSWLCLWLAAMGAKVTGYALAPQQQPNLYELCNIDAMIQSVTGDIRDSARLSKVLLAAEPDIVIHMAAQALVKPSYETPAYTFEVNVMGTVNLLDAVKLAVESGAGIKAVVNVTTDKVYENQEWAWGYRESDRLGGYDPYSNSKACSELVTASYRNSFFHSKDEKVHGVGIATARAGNVIGGGDFAQNRLVPDMVRAFMDGSAVSIRNPHAIRPWQHVLEPLSGYLLLAEKLYANGSEYAEGWNFGPRDEDARPVGQIVEILGAKWGGVVVHTDIGKHPHEAHELKLDCSKAQRRLGWKPRWTLDQALDKVVEWTLAYQGNEDIRQVCLKQWHEYAGKTS
- the rfbF gene encoding glucose-1-phosphate cytidylyltransferase; this translates as MRTIDKNTKVVILAGGFGTRISEESLMKPKPMIDIGDKPILWHIMQTYAHYGFTDFVICLGYKGYFIKEYFYHYFLHHSDVTFDLSNRNEMTIHESSIEPWKITLVDTGKETMTGGRLKRVQPYLGNKTFMLTYGDGVSDIDIGKLSAFHCSHNKLATVTATQPSGRFGALDIKDSNKVIDFMEKPKGDGSWINSGFFVMEPQLLDYIEGDHTNLEMDCMQKIANDGQLMAYKHEGFFQPLDTLRDKNYLEGLWKSEKALWKK